The Petrotoga miotherma DSM 10691 genomic interval TTATCGACTTTAACGCCTACATTTAAACCTGATTCTGGGATCGAGCTAAATCTTTTTTTTACAGATTCTTCAGAGATTCTGGCCCCTAGTCCCGGCGTTTCTTGTGAATAATTTATTACTTCTATTTTATTCAAAGTAATTTGGCCACCTTCTTTTTTGATGAACGAAATAACGCTAACCACATCTCCTCCGTATCCTACTCCTGAAACTGTCATGACATAAATTTCAGTGTTATTTTCAGTAAACTTATAAACAGGGGAATAGACTTTTGCATTTTTTTGACTTACGTATAAAACTCCATTTTGATCTTCTTTCCATATATTTCTTTCTAACTCTTCTTCGTTTTTAGGAATATTAGAAACTAAATATTCACCCGTATTTGCATCTTTTAAGACTTCTTCTATAGCTGACAATGTATTATTAAATTCGGATTGTACTATCATTGGATTCACAAAATTGTACACAACAGATACTAAAAATCCGGCAGCAATCATAAAGGCGGCTAAGATTAAACCTGTTTTTATATATTCACGCATGTTTTATCTCCCCTTTGGTTGTTCCATATATTTTGGGTTTTAACCAATCATCTATCAAAGGGACAAACGCATTCATGATAAGGATTGAAAAGGAAACACCTTCGGGGTAACTACCAAAGAATCTTATGATCATCGTCAAAATACCAGCTCCCATACCAAAAACGAACTGGCCCTTTATGGACATTGGAGAAGTAACCATATCCGTTGCCATGAACAATGCACCTAAGATCAAACCCCCTGCTAAAAGATGAAACAAGGGAGTTCCAAATTTATTAGGATCAACTATATGAAAAATAGTGCTAAAAATCAAAACCGTTCCTATATAGGATACAGGGATCATCAATTTTATTCTGCCTTTAATGACTAAGTATATGAAACCAATAATTAAAGCTAAAGCACTAACTTCTCCGATAGAACCAGGAATTCTGCCGATGAACATATCCCAGTAAGTATAATTTTGGAGTACTGTGTTCATTCCTTCTTCAGAAATTATTCCTAAAGGGGAGGCAGAAGTAACAATATCAGGATTCTGGTAATAAAAAGGTACATACCAGGTAGTCATAGCTGTAGGGAAAGATATCACCATAAAGGCCCTTCCAACTAATGCGGGGTTAAAAAAGT includes:
- a CDS encoding RnfABCDGE type electron transport complex subunit D — translated: MKLSTEAAPHFRTTNTTRKIMIDVLISLIPAVIVSTWIFGFRALFIMLFSMVFAETLDFSIVRFVRKQKDHIPDFSASVTGLLLGMNLSLAVNWWQIMLGVVVAIILAKQVFGGLGQNFFNPALVGRAFMVISFPTAMTTWYVPFYYQNPDIVTSASPLGIISEEGMNTVLQNYTYWDMFIGRIPGSIGEVSALALIIGFIYLVIKGRIKLMIPVSYIGTVLIFSTIFHIVDPNKFGTPLFHLLAGGLILGALFMATDMVTSPMSIKGQFVFGMGAGILTMIIRFFGSYPEGVSFSILIMNAFVPLIDDWLKPKIYGTTKGEIKHA
- a CDS encoding RnfABCDGE type electron transport complex subunit G; this encodes MREYIKTGLILAAFMIAAGFLVSVVYNFVNPMIVQSEFNNTLSAIEEVLKDANTGEYLVSNIPKNEEELERNIWKEDQNGVLYVSQKNAKVYSPVYKFTENNTEIYVMTVSGVGYGGDVVSVISFIKKEGGQITLNKIEVINYSQETPGLGARISEESVKKRFSSIPESGLNVGVKVDKDAGVTVPTNSINTYKEQGVVKTSDVMTGATITPRAVADSINAAVEFLKEKGVM